The sequence CCTGGAAGTCCTGCAGGCCCCACATGTTGCCGAAGCGTCCGGTGAAGGGCGCCTTGACGGCGGCGCGCTCGGCGTCGTTCGCGGCGGAGTCGGCGAGGAGCAGCTCGAGTATGCCCGTGCTGAGCGCGCTCGCCGGGCCGTCGATGGCGTTCGTGAGCACGGTGACGGCCCAGCCGCTCGCGGGATCCACCGCCGTGCGCGTGATGTGGCCGGGGTACCCGCCCGAGTGGCCGAGGACGGTGGCCTCGTGCGCGCCGGATCCCACGCGCTCGACGATGAGGCCGTAGCCGTAGCGGCGGGTGCCGGCCGGATCCGCGCTCGTCCCGTACCGCGGCCGCTGCTGGAGGCGCTTGGACGCCGCCGACAGCAGCCGCTCGTCCTCGGGCAGCACCAGCGCGGAGAAGAAGGAGACGAGCTCGGACGCGGTGCTCGTGACGCCGGTGGCCGCCGCCATCGCGCGGGTGTCGACGTGCGGGAGGACGGTGCGCTCGCGCGAGGTGCGGAGCGAGGTGGAGGCCGCCGCGTACTCGGCCGCGCGCGCCGGCACGTACTCCGCGGTGGTGTCGCGGAGGCCGAGCGGCGCGACGATCCGCTCGGCGAGGTAGTCCGCGAAGGAGAGGCCGGACGCCGCCTCGACCACGAGGCCGAGCAGCGCGTACCCGACGTTCGAGTAGTTGAACGCGGTGTCGGGCGCGACCTTGGCGACGCCGGGCGTCGTCGCGATGGCGAGGAGGTGGCGCCGGTCGGGGAAGGGGCCGGAGTGCTGCCAGTGGTCGCCGTCGAACCCGTCGCGCAGCACGCCCGCGCCGTGCTCGAGGAGCGCGGCGATCGTGACGTCGGCCAGCTCGGATCCGCCCTCGGCCAGCTCGGGCACGTGCTGGCCGAGCCGGTCGTCGAGGCGGAGGGCACCCCGCTCGGCGAGCTGGAGGATGGCGGTGGCGGTGAACGTCTTCGAGTGCGACGCGACCCGGAACAGATGGTCGGGGGTGAGTGGCGCGTCGGTCGTGGGATCCGCGACGCCGAACGCCTCCGACAGCACGACCTGGCCGTGCCGGGCGATGGCGACCTGGGCGCCGGGGACGCGGGTCTGCCAGACGCGGAGGTCGAGCCAGGTGCGGACGTAGTCGAGGATCTCGGTCATGGCGGGGCTCCGGCTCGTGTCGGTGTCGGTGTCGTCGTTCGCGGGCATGCGCGACCGGCAGTCGCGGGCGGCGGGTGGACGCCCGGATCCGGGTCGCGCGTGCCGGACTCTACGCGAGCGGCGCCGGCCCGCGTCCGTCCCACCCCGGGCCGGGCCGGCCCGCTCCGGACGCACGAGCGGCCGCCGACCCGGAGGTCGACGGCCGCGGGCGTGCGGGTGGGACTACTCCCGGACGAGCACCAGCTCGGAGAGCGGCAGGCGCGAGCGCGGCGCGGTCTCGCGCTCGGCGAGCGGGCCCTCGAGCGCGTCGGCGGGCGCGACCGTGCCCACGGCGGTGACGGTGAGGGGCTGGAGGTTCTCGGGCAGGTCGAACGCGGCGGACAGCTTGTCGAACTCCACGCCGGCCATCTGGTGCGTGTGGAGGCCCTCGGCCTGCGCCTGCACGGAGAGGTGGGCGACGGCCTGGCCGAGGTCGTACGCGGCGTAGGGGCGCTTCTCGCCCTCGACCGTGGAGGTCTCGGCGATCGCGACGACGAGCGCGGAGGCGTTCACGGCCCAGGCGGCGTTGAAGCCGACGAGCGCGTCGACGATCGTGTCGAACGCGTGCGTGCCGCGGCGGGCGACGATGAAGCGGCGCGGCTGCTGGTTGCTGCCGGACGGCGCCCAGCGCGCGGCCTCGAGGAGGGCGTCGAGCTGCTGGTCGGAGACGGTGGCGTCCCGGTCGAAGGAGCGCGGGCTCCAGCGGGCGTCGAGCTCGCGCACGATCGGCACGGACGTGTCGGCGGTGCGGACGGTGGATGCGGGGGTGGCGGTGTCCTCGGTGAGGGTCATGGCGGTTCCTTCGGTCGATGTCGGGGATGCGGCACTCCGTCGGGCCTCGCGGATCACAATGCGGGACGCCGTCCGGCTATTCCTGGGTGACGTGCGCCCCGAGCGGGGGCCTGGCGCTGCCCGGGCCCGCCCCCGAGACTGGGCCCATGAGATCCGGATCCGCGATGCTCGCACTGGCGGGTTCCGCGCTCCTCCTCGCGGGCTGCTCCCCCGTCGCCCTCACAGGGCCCACGATGCCGCCCGCGGACGAGCTGACCGCGACGGCGACCGTCCTCCAGCGCACCGCCGACGAGAGCCCGATGCTCTGCGCAGGCGCGATCGCCGAGTCCCTGCCCCCGCTCTGCGGCGGCCCGGTCATCGCCGGATGGGACTGGGACGCGGTCGACGACGAGGAGACCGAGAACGGCGTCACGTGGGGCGAGTACGACGTCGTCGGCACCTGGGACGGGACGACGTTCACGCTCACCCGGGGTCCCGTGCCGACGCCGGAGCCGACGGGGAACCCGGCGCTCCCGACGCCGTGGCCGAATGCCGCCGACGCGGAGACGATGGCCCGCGCGACGGCCGACTACGCCGAGGCGATGAGCGCGCAGCTGCAGGATCCGGACGCCGCAGGCACGGGGATCTTCGGCATGGGCGACGCGGGCGGCCGTCTGGTCGTCGACGTCCTCCACGACGACGGCGCGATGCAGGCCGAGGCGGACGCGCTCTACGGCGAGGATGTGGTGGTCATCGAGTCGGCGCTGCGGCCGGTCGGCGAGGAGCGGTGATGACCCGGCGCATCGGATCCGGCGCGGGTCGCGCAGCGGCTCCGGCCGTCAGCGCCCTCGTCGCCGTGCTCGCCCTCGCGGGGTGCGCCGCGGCATCGGGAGCCGAGTCGCCGTTGAGCCCCGACGAGCTGACCGCGACCGCCCTCGTCCGCGAGGAGCCCGGTACGAGCGGGCCGACGATGTGCGTCGGCGTCATCGACACGTCCTTCCCGCCGCAGTGCGGGGGAGCGCCGCTCGTCGGATGGGACTGGGACGCGGTCGACGACGAGGAATCCGCCGTCGGCGTGATCTGGGGCGAGTACGACCTCGTCGGCACCTGGGACGGGACCGACTTCACCCTGACGCGTGCGCCCGCGGCCCCCACCCGTCCCGAGGTCGCCGACGGGTACACGCCGTGGCCGGATCCCGCGGACCAGGCCACGGTGGACCGCGCGCTGGCGGACTACGACGCGCGCGGGATGAGCGTCACGGGCGTCTTCGAGATGGGCGACGGAGCCGGCCGCGCGATGGTCTCCGTCTTCCACGACGATGGATCCATGCAGGCCGAGGCGGACGCGCGCTACGGCGAGGACGTCGTGGTGATCGAGTCGGCGCTGCGGCCGGTCGGGTCGCCGCGCGACTGAGCTGCACGGAGCGGCGGCCGGGATCCGCGCCGTATCCCCGCGCGTCGCGTGGGGATGCGGCGGGGGCCTACCCCGCCAGCGGGTCGCGCACGTCCTCGAAGCGGCCCGACTCCGCCGAGCGGCCCGCGGCCTCCATGAGCGCGAGGCTGCCGAGGTTGTCGCGGCCGCTGGTCTCGGGCGGCGGGCCGCCGAGGATCGAGAGGGCGAAGGCGCGGAGGCCGGCGGCGCGGCCCTTCAGCGGCAGCGTCTCGAGGTCGAGCTCGCGCTCGGTGCCGTCGGCGTCGCGGATCCCGACCCGGTCGGCCGAGACGCCCTCGCCGCGGCTCGTGAAGGTCAGCTCGCCGTCCTCTCCGGAGATGCGCCACTCGCCCGCCCACGGCGTCGCCGGCCCGCGGTGCAGCCAGCTGCCGCGGTAGTCGACGACGAGGCCGCCCTCCAGCTCGATCACCATGCTCGCGACCGCGGGGTCGCGGTAGTGGCTGAACGACGGGTTGCTCGTGCGCGCGAACACCCGGACGGCCTCGCGGCCCGTGACCATGCGGATCAGGTCGAAGTGGTGGATCGCCATGTCGTTGATGATCGGCTGCGGGAACCGGTAGTGCGGGTAGTCGTCGGGCTCGTCGTTGTCCCACTGGCGGAAGTCGATCTCGATGGTCGCGACCTCGCCGAGCGCGTCGGCCGCGAGCAGCTCGCGCACGCGCCGCGGCGCCGGGTACCAGCGGTAGTTCTGGCTGACCTGCACGATGAGGCCGAGCTCCTCGCCCCGGCGGACGACGGCCGCGGCCTCGGCGGTCGAGTTCGCGAACGGCTTCTCGACGATCACGTGCTTGCCCGCCTCGAGCGCCTCGAGCGCGAGCGGCGCGTGCGTGACGGCCGGTGCGGTGACGATGACGGCGTCCGCGTCCACCGCCGCGAGCGCGTCGGCGAGCGAGGCGAACGCGGCGGACTCCGGGAGGCCGAGCAGCGCGCGGACCCTCTCGCGGGTGGGCTCGCTCGGATCCACGATCGCGGCCACCTCGATCTCGGCGACCTGGGGCACGGCGTTGCGCGCCCAGTCGCCTCCCCAGCCGCCGAGGCCGACGTGGATCACGCGCACGCGGCGGCCGGCGGAGGCGGGAGCAGCGGGCGCAGCGGATGCGGCGGACGCGGCCGGCTTCTTCGCGGCGCTCATCGGGCGAGGAACCAGTCGCGCGGGTGCTGGTCGGCCGTGAGGTCGGCGCGGCCGTCCGTGGGCGCGACCCAGCGGGCGGCGTTCGCGAGCACGCGGCGGATGTCGGGGTGGTGGTACACGGGGTACTCCTGATCGCCCGGCGAGAAGTAGAAGACCCGGCCGCGCCCGCGGTGGTACGCGACGCCGGAGCGGAAGACCTCGCCGCCCGCGAAGGTGGAGAGGAACACCTCCTCGTCGGGGCGCGGGATGTCGAACTGCTCGCCGTACATCTCCTGCCGGTCGATGACGATCGGGTGCGGGATCCCCTCCGCGATGGGGTGCTGCGGCGCGATCGTCCAGACCAGCTCGCGCTCGCCGTCGTTGCGCCACTTCAGCGAGCACGTCGTGCCCATGAGGCGCGTGAACACCTTCGAGTAGTGGCCGGAGTGCAGGACGACGAGGCCCATGCCGGCGTGCACGTGGCGGATCACGCGCTCGACGACCTCGTCGGACACCTCACCGTGCGCGACGTGCCCCCACCAGCACAGGACGTCGGTGGCGGCGAGGCGCTCCTCGGTGAGGCCGTGCTGGTCCTCCTGGAGGGTCGCGGTGCTCACGCGCGCGTCGTCGCCGAGCAGCTCGCGGAGGCCGTCGGCGACCACGGCGTGGATCCCGTCCGGGTAGTGCGACAGGACCGTCGCATCCCCCCGGCTCTCGTGCACGTTCTCGTTCCAGACGACGATGTCCATGGCGCTCCTCGTTCCGCGATGATCGGGGGATCGGGCGCGTGCCGCGGGGGTCGGGCCCGAGATCGGCCGTGACGACGCGGCGTGCCCGCGCCTACGATCGTACGCATGCCCCGCGCCGATGCGGGCGACCCGGGAGGCCGCATGAACGCCATCGCCCACGACCGCGGAGCGATCCGGTGACCGGCCCGACCGGCACCACGCGCCCCACCGACAAGGCCGTCCACGCCTGGTCCCTCGACGGCACGCTCGGGCATCCGCGCGTCCCCGGGCCCGACGGATCCGGCTCCCCCACCCGCGCGGACGGCGCCCTCGACCTCCTCGACCTGCCCGCCGAGCTCGCGCGCCGCGGCTACGTCGCCGTGCAGCTCGCCCACTTCCAGCTGCCCACGCGCGACGCGTCGTACCTCGAGGAGCTGCGGTCGTCGCTCGAGTCGTCGGGAATCGTGCTCGACGCGTTCCTCGTCGACGACGGCGACCTCGTGCACCCCGCCGACGCCGACCTGCACGAGCGGTGGATCTCCGACC is a genomic window of Clavibacter capsici containing:
- a CDS encoding serine hydrolase domain-containing protein — its product is MPANDDTDTDTSRSPAMTEILDYVRTWLDLRVWQTRVPGAQVAIARHGQVVLSEAFGVADPTTDAPLTPDHLFRVASHSKTFTATAILQLAERGALRLDDRLGQHVPELAEGGSELADVTIAALLEHGAGVLRDGFDGDHWQHSGPFPDRRHLLAIATTPGVAKVAPDTAFNYSNVGYALLGLVVEAASGLSFADYLAERIVAPLGLRDTTAEYVPARAAEYAAASTSLRTSRERTVLPHVDTRAMAAATGVTSTASELVSFFSALVLPEDERLLSAASKRLQQRPRYGTSADPAGTRRYGYGLIVERVGSGAHEATVLGHSGGYPGHITRTAVDPASGWAVTVLTNAIDGPASALSTGILELLLADSAANDAERAAVKAPFTGRFGNMWGLQDFQVVGDRFLRIDPTAEHPLESVDVLEATGDSSARIVEGEGFGSVGEEVTADRAADGSVDRLRGGGGMTLEPETRAWVPRSRG
- a CDS encoding nitroreductase family protein, whose translation is MTLTEDTATPASTVRTADTSVPIVRELDARWSPRSFDRDATVSDQQLDALLEAARWAPSGSNQQPRRFIVARRGTHAFDTIVDALVGFNAAWAVNASALVVAIAETSTVEGEKRPYAAYDLGQAVAHLSVQAQAEGLHTHQMAGVEFDKLSAAFDLPENLQPLTVTAVGTVAPADALEGPLAERETAPRSRLPLSELVLVRE
- a CDS encoding Gfo/Idh/MocA family protein, coding for MSAAKKPAASAASAAPAAPASAGRRVRVIHVGLGGWGGDWARNAVPQVAEIEVAAIVDPSEPTRERVRALLGLPESAAFASLADALAAVDADAVIVTAPAVTHAPLALEALEAGKHVIVEKPFANSTAEAAAVVRRGEELGLIVQVSQNYRWYPAPRRVRELLAADALGEVATIEIDFRQWDNDEPDDYPHYRFPQPIINDMAIHHFDLIRMVTGREAVRVFARTSNPSFSHYRDPAVASMVIELEGGLVVDYRGSWLHRGPATPWAGEWRISGEDGELTFTSRGEGVSADRVGIRDADGTERELDLETLPLKGRAAGLRAFALSILGGPPPETSGRDNLGSLALMEAAGRSAESGRFEDVRDPLAG
- a CDS encoding ThuA domain-containing protein translates to MDIVVWNENVHESRGDATVLSHYPDGIHAVVADGLRELLGDDARVSTATLQEDQHGLTEERLAATDVLCWWGHVAHGEVSDEVVERVIRHVHAGMGLVVLHSGHYSKVFTRLMGTTCSLKWRNDGERELVWTIAPQHPIAEGIPHPIVIDRQEMYGEQFDIPRPDEEVFLSTFAGGEVFRSGVAYHRGRGRVFYFSPGDQEYPVYHHPDIRRVLANAARWVAPTDGRADLTADQHPRDWFLAR